The following proteins are co-located in the Castanea sativa cultivar Marrone di Chiusa Pesio chromosome 8, ASM4071231v1 genome:
- the LOC142608272 gene encoding quinolinate phosphoribosyltransferase [decarboxylating] 1b isoform X1 has protein sequence MARILSVSPIVVPCLFTTSRRIVRVAVTARNPSISFESMALKPPLHPTYDLKGIINLALAEDAGGQGDVTSMATIPVDMEVEANFLAKEDGIIAGIALAEMVFREVDPSLKVEWSQKDGDCVHKGLQFGKVYGRAHNIVVAERVALNFMQRMSGIATLTKEMAGAAYPACILETRKTAPGLRLVDKWAVLIGGGRNHRMGLFDMVLIKDNHISIAGGVTNAVKSVDLYLEQKNLKMEVEVETRTLEEVHEVLHYASQTKTSLTRIMLDNMVVPLPNGDVDVSMLKEAVNVINGRFETEASGNVTLETIHKIGQTGVTYISSGALTHSVKALDISLKIDTELALLVGRRTNRA, from the exons atGGCTCGGATCCTGTCTGTTTCTCCAATAGTTGTGCCTTGCTTATTTACAACATCAAG ACGGATTGTTAGGGTGGCTGTAACTGCCAGAAATCCCAGCATATCATTTGAATCTATGGCTTTGAAGCCTCCATTGCACCCTACCTATGATTTGAAGGGAATCATCAACTTAGCACTTGCTGAAGATGCTGGGGGTCAAG GGGATGTGACAAGTATGGCCACCATTCCTGTTGATATGGAAGTGGAAGCTAATTTCTTGGCAAAGGAAGATGGTATTATTGCTGGAATTGCACTTGCAGAGATGGTATTTCGTGAGGTTGATCCTTCTTTGAAG GTGGAGTGGTCTCAAAAAGATGGAGATTGCGTTCATAAAGGACTGCAGTTTGGAAAAGTTTACG GACGGGCACACAACATTGTTGTAGCTGAAAGAGTAGCACTAAATTTTATGCAGAGGATGAGTGGAATAGCAACTCTAACAAAG GAAATGGCAGGTGCTGCATACCCTGCATGTATTTTAGAGACGAGGAAAACTGCTCCAGGCTTACGTTTGGTGGATAAGTGGGCG GTACTGATTGGTGGAGGGAGGAACCATAGAATGGGCTTATTTGATATGGTATTGATAAAAGATAATCACATATCAATAGCTGGAGGTGTCACAAATGCCGTTAAATCTGTTGACTTGTATTTAGAGCAGAAGAACCTTAAAATGGAAGTTGAG GTTGAAACTAGGACACTTGAGGAAGTACATGAGGTGTTACATTATGCATCTCAAACAAAGACTTCCTTGACTCGGATAATGTTGGATAACATGGTTGTGCCACTACCAAATGGTGATGTAGATGTATCTATGCTTAAAGAAGCAGTGAATGTGATTAATGGGAGATTTGAGACTGAG GCATCAGGAAATGTTACTCTTGAAACAATACACAAAATTGGACAAACTGGAGTGACATATATTTCCAG CGGTGCACTAACACATTCTGTAAAAGCACTTGACATCTCCCTCAAGATTGATACAGAGTTGGCCCTTTTAGTTGGAAGACGGACAAATCGAGCTTGA
- the LOC142608272 gene encoding nicotinate-nucleotide pyrophosphorylase [carboxylating], chloroplastic isoform X2 — protein sequence MALKPPLHPTYDLKGIINLALAEDAGGQGDVTSMATIPVDMEVEANFLAKEDGIIAGIALAEMVFREVDPSLKVEWSQKDGDCVHKGLQFGKVYGRAHNIVVAERVALNFMQRMSGIATLTKEMAGAAYPACILETRKTAPGLRLVDKWAVLIGGGRNHRMGLFDMVLIKDNHISIAGGVTNAVKSVDLYLEQKNLKMEVEVETRTLEEVHEVLHYASQTKTSLTRIMLDNMVVPLPNGDVDVSMLKEAVNVINGRFETEASGNVTLETIHKIGQTGVTYISSGALTHSVKALDISLKIDTELALLVGRRTNRA from the exons ATGGCTTTGAAGCCTCCATTGCACCCTACCTATGATTTGAAGGGAATCATCAACTTAGCACTTGCTGAAGATGCTGGGGGTCAAG GGGATGTGACAAGTATGGCCACCATTCCTGTTGATATGGAAGTGGAAGCTAATTTCTTGGCAAAGGAAGATGGTATTATTGCTGGAATTGCACTTGCAGAGATGGTATTTCGTGAGGTTGATCCTTCTTTGAAG GTGGAGTGGTCTCAAAAAGATGGAGATTGCGTTCATAAAGGACTGCAGTTTGGAAAAGTTTACG GACGGGCACACAACATTGTTGTAGCTGAAAGAGTAGCACTAAATTTTATGCAGAGGATGAGTGGAATAGCAACTCTAACAAAG GAAATGGCAGGTGCTGCATACCCTGCATGTATTTTAGAGACGAGGAAAACTGCTCCAGGCTTACGTTTGGTGGATAAGTGGGCG GTACTGATTGGTGGAGGGAGGAACCATAGAATGGGCTTATTTGATATGGTATTGATAAAAGATAATCACATATCAATAGCTGGAGGTGTCACAAATGCCGTTAAATCTGTTGACTTGTATTTAGAGCAGAAGAACCTTAAAATGGAAGTTGAG GTTGAAACTAGGACACTTGAGGAAGTACATGAGGTGTTACATTATGCATCTCAAACAAAGACTTCCTTGACTCGGATAATGTTGGATAACATGGTTGTGCCACTACCAAATGGTGATGTAGATGTATCTATGCTTAAAGAAGCAGTGAATGTGATTAATGGGAGATTTGAGACTGAG GCATCAGGAAATGTTACTCTTGAAACAATACACAAAATTGGACAAACTGGAGTGACATATATTTCCAG CGGTGCACTAACACATTCTGTAAAAGCACTTGACATCTCCCTCAAGATTGATACAGAGTTGGCCCTTTTAGTTGGAAGACGGACAAATCGAGCTTGA